One Drechmeria coniospora strain ARSEF 6962 chromosome 01, whole genome shotgun sequence genomic region harbors:
- a CDS encoding subtilisin-like serine protease PR1C: MVRVAHVVSLAAFASTAQAYSGCADAVPGAYIFEFLKDSHGLDSFYEHVGRVGSLRMNLTFELFNGASVQIFDKDDPYSIATKMAENPNVQAFYPICRFQSADPKAKWTGSNPPRDWKNRLTKRARANETEDTFSTHIMTQVSMLRAKGWTGKGIKIAILDTGVDYTHPALGGGFGDGYRVSFGYDVIGNAYEPGGIPVPDKDPIDTCDGHGTHVAGIIAAQDTKFGFTGVAPGATLGAYRVVDCNGSTTSDMMIAGFNMAYQNGANIITASLGFHFGWSSDPIALTVQRIVEKGVPCTISQGNMGSLGLFAVATPASGKGVTSVASFENIITPALLSEVTYNIDGGKDIVSIGFEHTATRAWNETTLQVYATSLNTTVEDDACHPLPDTTPDLSNKVVLIRRGPACQFEAKISNAAAKGAKYVIFSSSGTISGSLAHNDFTGLLAAGAVSKEVGDAWAEAIRDGKKVTVTIPDASKSNRHLVANPKPATGGAVAATTSWGPTWDMEVKPLVGAPGADILSTYPLALGGYAIHSGTSMACPMVAGIIALIAEARGTFDPVLINSLLSSTAKPQLFNDGDAFRDYYAPVSQQGGGLVQAYDAAYATTLVQPAAFSFNDTDHFIKSMTITISNVGEKEVTYALGNMPAITMYTLDEGAINAAKFPNEAVQEAAVMTFSQNSVRLGPGQSASVDVRPTAPSGLNAKRLALWSGWIAVNGTDDTSLTIPYQGLTGSLHNATVLPSGNTFMAQYWGDWNYTAIPANATNTTFTVPRPGDKPAKGVGLPGLVTNLTVGSPLVTAHIVPLKTHGLPENLTTEYWGHTTIGQPYGFPLRYRHRGDRVYSWKGQLDSGKWAPAGRYKFVVRALRIFGNAEDRADWDESETMPFEINYQKANVSAHRRRWCQGTRCDAS; encoded by the exons ATGGTCCGCGTGGCACACGTCGTGTCGCTTgccgccttcgcctcgacggcccaggCCTATTCCGGCTGCGCCGATGCCGTGCCCGGCGCGTACATCTTCGAGTTCCTCAAGGACAGCCAT GGCCTCGATAGCTTCTACGAGCATGTTGGTAGAGTCGGAAGCCTGCGAATGAATCTTACCTTTGAACTCTTCAACGGCGCCTCCGTCCAGATATTCGACAAGGATGACCCTTATAGTATAGCGACCAAGATGGCAGAAAACCCCAACGTTCAGGCCTTTTACCCCATCTGCCGATTCCAGTCGGCCGATCCGAAGGCGAAATGGACAGGGTCCAATCCTCCTCGGGACTGGAAGAATCGGTTGACGAAGCGTGCCCGGGCGAACGAGACGGAGGATACCTTTTCCACCCACATCATGACCCAAGTCAGTATGCTGCGCGCAAAGGGATGGACGGGTAAAGGCATTAAGATTGCCATCCTTGATACCGGT GTTGACTATACCCACCCGGCCCTCGGAGGCGGTTTTGGCGACGGCTACCGTGTCTCCTTCGGTTATGATGTTATTGGCAATGCCTATGAGCCCGGCGGCATACCTGTCCCGGACAAGGACCCTATAGATACCTGCGATGGCCATGGCACCCACGTTGCTGGCATTATTGCCGCCCAAGATACCAAGTTCGGCTTTACCGGCGTCGCGCCCGGCGCTACACTAGGAGCGTACCGTGTTGTCGACTGCAATGGATCCACGACATCCGACATGATGATTGCCGGTTTCAACATGGCCTATCAGAATGGTGCCAATATCATCACCGCCTCGTTGGGTTTTCATTTCGGCTGGTCATCGGACCCCATTGCCCTCACCGTCCAACGCATCGTCGAGAAGGGCGTTCCCTGCACCATCTCACAGGGTAATATGGGTTCCTTGGGTCTCTTTGCTGTCGCTACTCCTGCCAGTGGCAAGGGCGTAACGTCGGTTGCGTCGTTCGAAAACATCATAACGCCTGCGCTGTTATCGGAGGTGACGTACAACATTGATGGCGGCAAGGACATTGTAAGCATCGGCTTTGAGCACACCGCGACGAGGGCCTGGAACGAGACGACGCTCCAAGTCTATGCCACCAGCCTCAATACCACCGTCGAAGATGATGCTTGCCATCCGCTGCCCGACACCACTCCGGACCTAAGCAACAAGGTTGTCCTGATCCGACGCGGTCCTGCCTGCCAATTTGAGGCAAAGATTTCTAATGCTGCGGCCAAGGGGGCCAAGTATGTTATATTTTCCAGTTCTGGCACCATTTCTGGGAGCTTGGCCCACAACGACTTCACCGGccttctcgccgccggcgccgtatCGAAGGAGGTGGGTGATGCCTGGGCGGAGGCCATCAGGGACGGCAAGAAGGTGACGGTAACGATACCCGACGCCAGCAAGTCGAATCGCCATCTGGTTGCGAACCCTAAACCTGCCACCGGTGGTGCTGTCGCCGCCACGACTTCCTGGGGCCCTACCTGGGACATGGAGGTGAAACCGCTGGTTGGCGCCCCTGGCGCGGACATACTCTCCACCTATCCCCTGGCCCTTGGTGGTTATGCCATTCATTCCGGAACATCAATGGCCTGCCCGATGGTGGCCGGAATCATCGCCCTCATTGCCGAGGCCCGTGGCACATTTGACCCCGTACTGATCAATAGCCTACTCTCGTCCACGGCGAAACCCCAACTCTTCAATGACGGAGATGCTTTCCGTGACTACTATGCCCCGGTTTCCCAGCAGGGAGGTGGACTCGTTCAAGCGTACGATGCCGCTTACGCCACGACCCTTGTTCAGCCAGCTGCCTTTTCCTTTAACGATACGGATCATTTCATCAAGTCTATGACCATTACCATCAGCAACGTCGGCGAAAAGGAAGTCACCTACGCGTTAGGCAACATGCCGGCCATTACCATGTATACCCTCGACGAAGGAGCCATCAACGCTGCCAAATTCCCCAACGAAGCCGTCCAGGAAGCGGCGGTGATGACCTTCAGCCAGAATTCCGTCAGGCTCGGACCCGGCCAGTCGGCCTCGGTTGACGTTCGGCCGACTGCTCCGTCCGGCCTGAACGCGAAGCGTCTAGCCCTATGGTCCGGCTGGATCGCCGTGAACGGCACGGATGATACCTCCCTGACGATACCTTACCAGGGCCTCACCGGATCGCTCCACAACGCGACGGTTTTACCGTCGGGAAATACCTTCATGGCTCAGTACTGGGGCGACTGGAACTATACTGCCATTCCGGCGAACGCAACGAACACGACCTTTACTGTTCCGAGACCTGGCGACAAGCCGGCCAAGGGAGTTGGCTTGCCCGGTCTCGTCACGAACCTAACCGTTGGGTCGCCGCTCGTGACGGCGCACATTGTGCCACTGAAGACCCATGGGCTGCCGGAGAACCTGACGACCGAGTACTGGGGGCACACGACCATCGGCCAGCCGTATGGCTTCCCACTCAGGTACCGCCACCGTGGCGACAGGGTGTACAGCTGGAAAGGGCAGCTCGACTCGGGCAAgtgggcgccggcgggcagGTATAAGTTTGTCGTCCGTGCCTTGAGGATCTTTGGAAATGCAGAGGATAGAGCCGACTGGGACGAGAGCGAGACGATGCCCTTTGAGATCAACTATCAAAAGGCGAATGTATCGGCACACCGGAGACGATGGTGCCAGGGAACGAGATGCGATGCTTCATAG